Proteins encoded together in one Telopea speciosissima isolate NSW1024214 ecotype Mountain lineage chromosome 6, Tspe_v1, whole genome shotgun sequence window:
- the LOC122664173 gene encoding ENHANCER OF AG-4 protein 2 isoform X3, whose product MAPGRKRGANKAKAKSQLSLGDLVLAKVKGFPAWPAKISRPEDWERMPDPRKYFVQFFGTEEIAFVAPADIQVFTSEARNKLSARCQGKTVRDFARAVKEICEAFEELQQKNLGACKDDTDKTVLGSSLPMDGVGAEVNGQSQTKTLEQKESTSNEASGDAGYGLEHCSSRQCETDELDIKPRVSCNTEQKSSPVLSVKKRNKLSNNGTHLPKKEVTSVSKQDGPSPLKEIPGDKDRDSDDIHPDAEGSSPCGPVDGESDGSPPLALSVSRKHSGGGQNAKKMVIISKRKREAAVEVGKKTTSRLSKHDDFNSEGTVGLHDTGAHIQGGGQNEIAPCDNIKDLHEDELRSDLDVNNENKVKNTVKAKKQMRADPLEPCNFGKDAIDNTKEQGKDEQLFSGDHRKKRTQLGHKINKLATNEDSHPAKRPKRLGVGEDSTKKSVTKNIRNDPPSPGGVDNKSNKPMENKKLSSRVKAESCVASRTETVSVGINLPSNEAVLPLTKRRLRALEAMSDCATEAAGGKIQKSCDIHKNNVSSSDCDGSPCTQLQSKRRAVCRFDVHNDQEERKTPVHGEPTGLSKDVPSQLSGSSRNTHHENLNHAQPNVRDGMDEHLDSAGPGESPSKDGISSVRLPHNPLSPKLKQNEEKRPRKPMAAQASHSPGKLESQKSSAKEGKPTLLSSKDGLVTAGKQVEQKTKLQTKASSTTSRKPQVGSAKGAGLGSDGVSHSSNQGTIQKSRPALTAEKAKMNLKTNSQMNDFAILECSNLNDSQLGERSNVIGDDSAATSLTDSKFADSAMSMRHLIAVAQAKRKLAYSQSLSHDNSISTFISTTTGVQERSPSPASALQHLLSGTSHAMQQDAKGFYARSSLASPSPHARQVALQNQLEHEDPEEGRVSSGQRAPGGSLSGGTEAVVARDAFEGMIETLSRTKESIGRATRLAIDCAKYGIANEVVELLIQKLESEPSCHRKVDLFFLVDSITQCSHSQKGIAGASYIPTVQAALPRLLGAAAPPGSAARENRRQCLKVLRLWLERKILPESLLRRYMDDIGVSNDDMTAGFFLRRPSRSERAIDDPIREMEGMLVDEYGSNATFQLPAFLPSNVFEDEDDIPNNLCKDAGDKSPVEATHAVEDPETCAVTPSDRRHHILEDVDGELEMEDVTGSPRDGRLMNGNDSFELGSQRHSSDKISESVSHNIPELPPLPPGSPPLPLESPPPPPPLPPSPPPPPPPPPPLSPSPPPPPPPPLPSQPPPPSQPPPPSQLPPLSLLPSGPPLSLPPPLPPLPLLPSQPPMLPQQSMPPQSVPPQQPPQPSLPSSSTQLIYQQPVPQDYCRTQSGSQLLQIAGSAPHPSHGNAGIRNEMFPQQLPCIVPTGVCNTREPSGFNSSRPFEFGHNDMHLNPQAQPTQQFQPANGPFAQRPYHPAPPAAPPAQTSSNHLHYTKPVHQRIQQAYSHPYSTPSLPNGQRQYVPDEQRRMPSNEFNPDNHHGVWVGGGRASNSGPPFAQEGYFRPHVEMPASNMGFQHPVHNPLPSGPPIPVRPGNGVAQMPSRPDMAAVNCWRPG is encoded by the exons TGCTTTTGTTGCCCCTGCTGATATTCAGGTATTTACGAGTGAAGCAAGGAATAAATTATCTGCTAGGTGTCAAGGTAAGACTGTCAGAGATTTTGCTCGTGCAGTGAAGGAGATCTGTGAGGCTTTTGAAGAATTACAGCAGAAGAACTTAGGTGCTTGTAAAGATGATACTGATAAGACAGTCCTTGGCTCCTCACTTCCAATGGATGGTGTAGGTGCTGAAGTCAATGGTCAGAGTCAGACTAAGACACTTGAACAGAAGGAAAGTACAAGTAACGAGGCCTCTGGTGATGCAGGGTATGGACTGGAACATTGTTCAAGTAGACAGTGTGAGACTGACGAGTTGGATATTAAGCCTCGTGTCTCATGTAATACAGAGCAGAAATCATCTCCAGTTTTATCCGTTAAGAAGAGGAATAAGTTATCCAATAATGGCACACATTTGCCTAAGAAAGAGGTAACTTCTGTATCCAAGCAGGATGGTCCTTCTCCACTTAAAGAAATCCCCGGTGACAAGGATAGAGATAGCGATGATATTCACCCTGATGCTGAAGGAAGTTCTCCTTGTGGTCCTGTTGATGGTGAAAGTGATGGTTCCCCACCTTTAGCTTTGTCTGTTTCTCGGAAACACTCTGGTGGAGGACAGAATGCAAAAAAGATGGTTATAATATCAAAGAGGAAGCGGGAGGCTGCAGTTGAAGTAGGAAAAAAGACAACTTCAAGGCTATCAAAGCATGATGACTTTAATTCAGAAGGCACTGTTGGTCTTCATGACACTGGAGCACATATACAAGGTGGAGGACAAAATGAAATTGCTCCATGCGATAACATTAAGGATTTGCATGAAGATGAGTTGAGATCAGATTTAGATGTCAACAATGAAAATAAGGTAAAAAATACGGTAAAAGCTAAAAAGCAAATGAGAGCAGATCCACTTGAACCATGCAATTTTGGCAAGGATGCTATAGACAATACCAAGGAGCAGGGCAAGGATGAGCAATTATTTTCTGGAGATCATAGGAAGAAGAGAACCCAACTTGGACATAAAATTAATAAGTTGGCAACAAATGAAGATTCACATCCTGCCAAAAGACCAAAGCGATTAGGCGTTGGTGAGGATTCCACCAAGAAATCTGTCACTAAAAACATAAGGAATGATCCTCCGAGTCCGGGTGGTGTTGAcaataaaagtaataaaccTATGGAGAATAAAAAGTTATCTTCTCGTGTTAAGGCTGAAAGCTGCGTGGCATCTAGAACTGAAACAGTTAGTGTTGGAATCAACTTACCAAGTAATGAAGCTGTTTTGCCACTGACGAAGCGCCGTCTTCGGGCGTTGGAGGCAATGTCTGATTGTGCCACAGAggctgctgggggtaaaatacAAAAGAGTTGTGACATCCATAAGAATAATGTTTCAAGCTCAGATTGTGATGGGTCTCCTTGTACCCAATTACAGTCAAAACGGAGAGCCGTTTGTCGGTTTGATGTTCATAATGACCAAGAAGAGCGCAAAACTCCTGTTCATGGGGAACCAACCGGTTTGTCGAAGGATGTGCCTTCACAGTTGTCAGGTTCGTCTCGGAACACACATCATGAAAATCTCAATCATGCTCAGCCGAATGTTAGAGATGGCATGGATGAACATTTGGATTCTGCTGGACCAGGTGAGAGCCCTTCAAAGGATGGAATATCCTCTGTCAGACTTCCTCATAACCCTCTATCACCCAAATTAAAgcaaaatgaagagaaaagacCGAGAAAACCAATGGCAGCTCAGGCTTCTCATAGCCCTGGTAAATTGGAATCACAGAAATCATCTGCCAAGGAGGGTAAGCCAACCTTGCTCTCTTCTAAGGATGGGTTGGTTACTGCTGGGAAGCAAGTGGAGCAGAAAACCAAGCTCCAGACTAAAGCATCCAGCACCACTTCTAGAAAGCCTCAGGTTGGGTCTGCGAAAGGTGCAGGTCTGGGTTCTGATGGCGTAAGCCATTCTTCTAATCAAGGAACAATCCAGAAAAGCAGGCCAGCCTTAACTGCAGAAAAGGCAAAGATGAATTTAAAGACTAATTCACAGATGAATGATTTTGCTATTCTGGAGTGCTCTAACCTGAATGATTCTCAGCTTGGGGAACG gTCCAATGTCATTGGTGATGATAGTGCTGCGACTTCATTGACAGATTCCAAGTTTGCAGATTCTGCCATGTCTATGAGACATCTTATTGCTGTTGCGCAAGCGAAAAGAAAACTTGCGTATTCACAATCTCTTTCTCATGATAATTCTATCTCAACATTTATTTCCACCACTACAGGGGTTCAGGAAAGAAGCCCGAGTCCTGCTTCTGCACTTCAGCACTTACTGTCTGGAACTAGCCATGCTATGCAGCAGGATGCAAAGGGATTTTATGCTCGCTCATCCCTGGCATCTCCATCTCCTCATGCTCGTCAAGTTGCATTGCAAAATCAACTAGAGCATGAAGATCCTGAAGAGGGAAGGGTTAGTTCAGGACAGAGGGCACCTGGAGGGTCACTAAGTGGTGGTACAGAGGCTGTTGTTGCACGAGATGCTTTTGAAGGAATGATAGAGACATTGTCAAGGACAAAGGAAAGTATTGGACGTGCAACCCGTCTAGCAATTGATTGTGCAAAGTATGGAATCGCCAATGAG GTTGTGGAACTTCTTATCCAAAAGTTGGAGAGTGAGCCAAGTTGCCATCGCAAAGTGGACCTGTTCTTTCTCGTGGACTCTATCACACAATGTTCTCATAGTCAAAAAG GAATTGCGGGAGCATCATACATTCCCACAGTACAAGCAGCACTGCCTCGTCTTTTAGGTGCTGCTGCTCCACCTGGATCTGCCGCTCGTGAAAATCGTCGTCAATGTCTTAAG GTTCTGCGGTTATGGCTTGAACGGAAAATTTTACCTGAATCACTTCTTCGGCGTTACATGGATGATATCGGAGTTTCAAATGATGATATGACTGCTGGATTTTTTCTTAGACGTCCATCTCGATCTGAGCGTGCTATTGATGATCCAATTAGAGAAATGGAAGGAATGCTTGTTGATGAGTATGGGAG CAATGCAACATTTCAGTTGCCTGCCTTTTTACCTTCTAATGTATTCGAGGATGAAGATGATATTCCTAACAACTTATGCAAGGATGCTGGTGACAAATCACCAGTAGAAGCCACTCATGCTGTAGAAGATCCGGAAACATGTGCAGTTACTCCTAGTGACAGGCGTCACCACATTTTAGAGGACGTGGATGGTGAGCTTGAAATGGAAGATGTTACTGGATCTCCCAGGGATGGGAGACTCATGAATGGGAATGATTCCTTTGAATTGGGTTCACAGCGACACAGTTCGGATAAGATTTCAGAATCGGTTTCTCATAATATCCCTGAGTTACCCCCTTTGCCTCCGGGTTCTCCACCATTGCCTTTAGAATCTCCACCTCCGCCTCCACCCTTACCTCcttcacctcctcctcctcctcctcctcccccaccTTTATCTCCATcaccgcctccaccaccaccacctccactgcCATCGCAACCACCACCTCCATCACAGCCACCTCCACCATCACAACTACCGCCACTGTCTCTGCTGCCTTCAGGTCCTCCACTAtcatt accaccaccactgccaccgctACCTTTATTGCCTTCCCAACCACCAATGCTACCCCAACAATCCATGCCACCACAGTCAGTGCCCCCTCAACAACCACCCCAGCCATCACTTCCATCGTCTTCAACACAGTTGATATATCAGCAACCTGTACCTCAAGATTATTGCAGGACCCAAAGT GGAAGCCAACTTCTACAAATTGCAGGAAGTGCTCCTCATCCTAGCCATGGTAATGCTGGAATACGGAATGAAATGTTTCCACAGCAGTTACCTTGTATCGTGCCGACAGGAGTTTGCAATACGCGTGAACCATCTGGATTTAATTCCTCCAGACCATTTGAATTTGGACATAATGACATGCATTTAAACCCCCAAGCTCAGCCCACCCAGCAGTTTCAACCAGCTAATGGACCTTTTGCCCAGAGGCCTTACCATCCTGCTCCCCCTGCAGCTCCCCCTGCACAAACCTCATCCAACCATCTACATTATACAAAGCCTGTTCATCAACGTATACAGCAAGCATACTCCCATCCTTACTCCACCCCATCCCTTCCCAATGGGCAGAGGCAATATGTTCCTGATGAACAACGGAGAATGCCTTCAAACGAATTCAATCCAGATAATCATCATGGCGTGTGGGTGGGTGGAGGGAGAGCTTCAAATTCCGGGCCACCCTTTGCTCAGGAAG GCTATTTTCGTCCACATGTTGAAATGCCTGCAAGTAATATGGGTTTCCAGCATCCTGTTCACAATCCTCTGCCATCAGGACCTCCAATACCAG TTCGTCCAGGTAATGGTGTTGCACAGATGCCCAGTAGACCAGACATGGCTGCTGTCAATTGTTGGAGGCCAGGTTAA
- the LOC122664173 gene encoding ENHANCER OF AG-4 protein 2 isoform X1 codes for MAPGRKRGANKAKAKSQLSLGDLVLAKVKGFPAWPAKISRPEDWERMPDPRKYFVQFFGTEEIAFVAPADIQVFTSEARNKLSARCQGKTVRDFARAVKEICEAFEELQQKNLGACKDDTDKTVLGSSLPMDGVGAEVNGQSQTKTLEQKESTSNEASGDAGYGLEHCSSRQCETDELDIKPRVSCNTEQKSSPVLSVKKRNKLSNNGTHLPKKEVTSVSKQDGPSPLKEIPGDKDRDSDDIHPDAEGSSPCGPVDGESDGSPPLALSVSRKHSGGGQNAKKMVIISKRKREAAVEVGKKTTSRLSKHDDFNSEGTVGLHDTGAHIQGGGQNEIAPCDNIKDLHEDELRSDLDVNNENKVKNTVKAKKQMRADPLEPCNFGKDAIDNTKEQGKDEQLFSGDHRKKRTQLGHKINKLATNEDSHPAKRPKRLGVGEDSTKKSVTKNIRNDPPSPGGVDNKSNKPMENKKLSSRVKAESCVASRTETVSVGINLPSNEAVLPLTKRRLRALEAMSDCATEAAGGKIQKSCDIHKNNVSSSDCDGSPCTQLQSKRRAVCRFDVHNDQEERKTPVHGEPTGLSKDVPSQLSGSSRNTHHENLNHAQPNVRDGMDEHLDSAGPGESPSKDGISSVRLPHNPLSPKLKQNEEKRPRKPMAAQASHSPGKLESQKSSAKEGKPTLLSSKDGLVTAGKQVEQKTKLQTKASSTTSRKPQVGSAKGAGLGSDGVSHSSNQGTIQKSRPALTAEKAKMNLKTNSQMNDFAILECSNLNDSQLGERSNVIGDDSAATSLTDSKFADSAMSMRHLIAVAQAKRKLAYSQSLSHDNSISTFISTTTGVQERSPSPASALQHLLSGTSHAMQQDAKGFYARSSLASPSPHARQVALQNQLEHEDPEEGRVSSGQRAPGGSLSGGTEAVVARDAFEGMIETLSRTKESIGRATRLAIDCAKYGIANEVVELLIQKLESEPSCHRKVDLFFLVDSITQCSHSQKGIAGASYIPTVQAALPRLLGAAAPPGSAARENRRQCLKVLRLWLERKILPESLLRRYMDDIGVSNDDMTAGFFLRRPSRSERAIDDPIREMEGMLVDEYGSNATFQLPAFLPSNVFEDEDDIPNNLCKDAGDKSPVEATHAVEDPETCAVTPSDRRHHILEDVDGELEMEDVTGSPRDGRLMNGNDSFELGSQRHSSDKISESVSHNIPELPPLPPGSPPLPLESPPPPPPLPPSPPPPPPPPPPLSPSPPPPPPPPLPSQPPPPSQPPPPSQLPPLSLLPSGPPLSLPPPPPPPPPPPPPPLPPLPLLPSQPPMLPQQSMPPQSVPPQQPPQPSLPSSSTQLIYQQPVPQDYCRTQSGSQLLQIAGSAPHPSHGNAGIRNEMFPQQLPCIVPTGVCNTREPSGFNSSRPFEFGHNDMHLNPQAQPTQQFQPANGPFAQRPYHPAPPAAPPAQTSSNHLHYTKPVHQRIQQAYSHPYSTPSLPNGQRQYVPDEQRRMPSNEFNPDNHHGVWVGGGRASNSGPPFAQEGYFRPHVEMPASNMGFQHPVHNPLPSGPPIPVRPGNGVAQMPSRPDMAAVNCWRPG; via the exons TGCTTTTGTTGCCCCTGCTGATATTCAGGTATTTACGAGTGAAGCAAGGAATAAATTATCTGCTAGGTGTCAAGGTAAGACTGTCAGAGATTTTGCTCGTGCAGTGAAGGAGATCTGTGAGGCTTTTGAAGAATTACAGCAGAAGAACTTAGGTGCTTGTAAAGATGATACTGATAAGACAGTCCTTGGCTCCTCACTTCCAATGGATGGTGTAGGTGCTGAAGTCAATGGTCAGAGTCAGACTAAGACACTTGAACAGAAGGAAAGTACAAGTAACGAGGCCTCTGGTGATGCAGGGTATGGACTGGAACATTGTTCAAGTAGACAGTGTGAGACTGACGAGTTGGATATTAAGCCTCGTGTCTCATGTAATACAGAGCAGAAATCATCTCCAGTTTTATCCGTTAAGAAGAGGAATAAGTTATCCAATAATGGCACACATTTGCCTAAGAAAGAGGTAACTTCTGTATCCAAGCAGGATGGTCCTTCTCCACTTAAAGAAATCCCCGGTGACAAGGATAGAGATAGCGATGATATTCACCCTGATGCTGAAGGAAGTTCTCCTTGTGGTCCTGTTGATGGTGAAAGTGATGGTTCCCCACCTTTAGCTTTGTCTGTTTCTCGGAAACACTCTGGTGGAGGACAGAATGCAAAAAAGATGGTTATAATATCAAAGAGGAAGCGGGAGGCTGCAGTTGAAGTAGGAAAAAAGACAACTTCAAGGCTATCAAAGCATGATGACTTTAATTCAGAAGGCACTGTTGGTCTTCATGACACTGGAGCACATATACAAGGTGGAGGACAAAATGAAATTGCTCCATGCGATAACATTAAGGATTTGCATGAAGATGAGTTGAGATCAGATTTAGATGTCAACAATGAAAATAAGGTAAAAAATACGGTAAAAGCTAAAAAGCAAATGAGAGCAGATCCACTTGAACCATGCAATTTTGGCAAGGATGCTATAGACAATACCAAGGAGCAGGGCAAGGATGAGCAATTATTTTCTGGAGATCATAGGAAGAAGAGAACCCAACTTGGACATAAAATTAATAAGTTGGCAACAAATGAAGATTCACATCCTGCCAAAAGACCAAAGCGATTAGGCGTTGGTGAGGATTCCACCAAGAAATCTGTCACTAAAAACATAAGGAATGATCCTCCGAGTCCGGGTGGTGTTGAcaataaaagtaataaaccTATGGAGAATAAAAAGTTATCTTCTCGTGTTAAGGCTGAAAGCTGCGTGGCATCTAGAACTGAAACAGTTAGTGTTGGAATCAACTTACCAAGTAATGAAGCTGTTTTGCCACTGACGAAGCGCCGTCTTCGGGCGTTGGAGGCAATGTCTGATTGTGCCACAGAggctgctgggggtaaaatacAAAAGAGTTGTGACATCCATAAGAATAATGTTTCAAGCTCAGATTGTGATGGGTCTCCTTGTACCCAATTACAGTCAAAACGGAGAGCCGTTTGTCGGTTTGATGTTCATAATGACCAAGAAGAGCGCAAAACTCCTGTTCATGGGGAACCAACCGGTTTGTCGAAGGATGTGCCTTCACAGTTGTCAGGTTCGTCTCGGAACACACATCATGAAAATCTCAATCATGCTCAGCCGAATGTTAGAGATGGCATGGATGAACATTTGGATTCTGCTGGACCAGGTGAGAGCCCTTCAAAGGATGGAATATCCTCTGTCAGACTTCCTCATAACCCTCTATCACCCAAATTAAAgcaaaatgaagagaaaagacCGAGAAAACCAATGGCAGCTCAGGCTTCTCATAGCCCTGGTAAATTGGAATCACAGAAATCATCTGCCAAGGAGGGTAAGCCAACCTTGCTCTCTTCTAAGGATGGGTTGGTTACTGCTGGGAAGCAAGTGGAGCAGAAAACCAAGCTCCAGACTAAAGCATCCAGCACCACTTCTAGAAAGCCTCAGGTTGGGTCTGCGAAAGGTGCAGGTCTGGGTTCTGATGGCGTAAGCCATTCTTCTAATCAAGGAACAATCCAGAAAAGCAGGCCAGCCTTAACTGCAGAAAAGGCAAAGATGAATTTAAAGACTAATTCACAGATGAATGATTTTGCTATTCTGGAGTGCTCTAACCTGAATGATTCTCAGCTTGGGGAACG gTCCAATGTCATTGGTGATGATAGTGCTGCGACTTCATTGACAGATTCCAAGTTTGCAGATTCTGCCATGTCTATGAGACATCTTATTGCTGTTGCGCAAGCGAAAAGAAAACTTGCGTATTCACAATCTCTTTCTCATGATAATTCTATCTCAACATTTATTTCCACCACTACAGGGGTTCAGGAAAGAAGCCCGAGTCCTGCTTCTGCACTTCAGCACTTACTGTCTGGAACTAGCCATGCTATGCAGCAGGATGCAAAGGGATTTTATGCTCGCTCATCCCTGGCATCTCCATCTCCTCATGCTCGTCAAGTTGCATTGCAAAATCAACTAGAGCATGAAGATCCTGAAGAGGGAAGGGTTAGTTCAGGACAGAGGGCACCTGGAGGGTCACTAAGTGGTGGTACAGAGGCTGTTGTTGCACGAGATGCTTTTGAAGGAATGATAGAGACATTGTCAAGGACAAAGGAAAGTATTGGACGTGCAACCCGTCTAGCAATTGATTGTGCAAAGTATGGAATCGCCAATGAG GTTGTGGAACTTCTTATCCAAAAGTTGGAGAGTGAGCCAAGTTGCCATCGCAAAGTGGACCTGTTCTTTCTCGTGGACTCTATCACACAATGTTCTCATAGTCAAAAAG GAATTGCGGGAGCATCATACATTCCCACAGTACAAGCAGCACTGCCTCGTCTTTTAGGTGCTGCTGCTCCACCTGGATCTGCCGCTCGTGAAAATCGTCGTCAATGTCTTAAG GTTCTGCGGTTATGGCTTGAACGGAAAATTTTACCTGAATCACTTCTTCGGCGTTACATGGATGATATCGGAGTTTCAAATGATGATATGACTGCTGGATTTTTTCTTAGACGTCCATCTCGATCTGAGCGTGCTATTGATGATCCAATTAGAGAAATGGAAGGAATGCTTGTTGATGAGTATGGGAG CAATGCAACATTTCAGTTGCCTGCCTTTTTACCTTCTAATGTATTCGAGGATGAAGATGATATTCCTAACAACTTATGCAAGGATGCTGGTGACAAATCACCAGTAGAAGCCACTCATGCTGTAGAAGATCCGGAAACATGTGCAGTTACTCCTAGTGACAGGCGTCACCACATTTTAGAGGACGTGGATGGTGAGCTTGAAATGGAAGATGTTACTGGATCTCCCAGGGATGGGAGACTCATGAATGGGAATGATTCCTTTGAATTGGGTTCACAGCGACACAGTTCGGATAAGATTTCAGAATCGGTTTCTCATAATATCCCTGAGTTACCCCCTTTGCCTCCGGGTTCTCCACCATTGCCTTTAGAATCTCCACCTCCGCCTCCACCCTTACCTCcttcacctcctcctcctcctcctcctcccccaccTTTATCTCCATcaccgcctccaccaccaccacctccactgcCATCGCAACCACCACCTCCATCACAGCCACCTCCACCATCACAACTACCGCCACTGTCTCTGCTGCCTTCAGGTCCTCCACTAtcattaccaccaccaccaccaccaccaccaccaccaccaccaccaccactgccaccgctACCTTTATTGCCTTCCCAACCACCAATGCTACCCCAACAATCCATGCCACCACAGTCAGTGCCCCCTCAACAACCACCCCAGCCATCACTTCCATCGTCTTCAACACAGTTGATATATCAGCAACCTGTACCTCAAGATTATTGCAGGACCCAAAGT GGAAGCCAACTTCTACAAATTGCAGGAAGTGCTCCTCATCCTAGCCATGGTAATGCTGGAATACGGAATGAAATGTTTCCACAGCAGTTACCTTGTATCGTGCCGACAGGAGTTTGCAATACGCGTGAACCATCTGGATTTAATTCCTCCAGACCATTTGAATTTGGACATAATGACATGCATTTAAACCCCCAAGCTCAGCCCACCCAGCAGTTTCAACCAGCTAATGGACCTTTTGCCCAGAGGCCTTACCATCCTGCTCCCCCTGCAGCTCCCCCTGCACAAACCTCATCCAACCATCTACATTATACAAAGCCTGTTCATCAACGTATACAGCAAGCATACTCCCATCCTTACTCCACCCCATCCCTTCCCAATGGGCAGAGGCAATATGTTCCTGATGAACAACGGAGAATGCCTTCAAACGAATTCAATCCAGATAATCATCATGGCGTGTGGGTGGGTGGAGGGAGAGCTTCAAATTCCGGGCCACCCTTTGCTCAGGAAG GCTATTTTCGTCCACATGTTGAAATGCCTGCAAGTAATATGGGTTTCCAGCATCCTGTTCACAATCCTCTGCCATCAGGACCTCCAATACCAG TTCGTCCAGGTAATGGTGTTGCACAGATGCCCAGTAGACCAGACATGGCTGCTGTCAATTGTTGGAGGCCAGGTTAA